TACTAAAAAAACTGAAACAAATTACTGATTAGTCATTTTCAACTGGTATTCTTTCGGGGTAAGGTTTACTTTTTTCTTGAAAAATTTGGTAAAGTAAGTAGGATATTCAAAACCTAATTCGTAAGCTACTTCGGCACTGCTTATTTTTGGTTTTTGTTCTAATAATTCCTTGGCTTTTTTTATTACAAATTCGTGGATGTTTTCAATGGCAGATTTTTGGGTAAAATGTTTGATGATGTCGCCAAAGTAGTTAGAGCTTAACCCCAATTTATCTGCGAAATATTGAACATTAGGGGTGTGATTTACGGGTTGATTGTAATAGTCTTTTAAACTTTGTTGAAAGTTGATTACAATTTGGTTGTATTGTTTTGTGTCGGTAGAAAATTGTCTTTTATAAAAAGCTTCAACCAAGGAAAGCAACACATTTGCATATGAAAGCAGGACAGGAAAATTTTGTTTATCTTGATGATAATATTTAATCATTAGGTTAAATAAAGTGATAATTTCCGTTAGTTCACTATCTATTAAAAATAAGGATTCGTGTTGTCCGTAGTCCAAATAGTTTCTAAATAGATACCGATTCTCGTCAATAATTTTTTTGGAAATATGCAGGTACATTCCGCTAAGATCGGGTTCTACATTCCACTCAAAAGCCATTTCTGGACTGTTTAAAAACACAGCCGTTTTAGGCTGTGCGTCAGTTGTTGATTTATCCGTAAAATTTACTTTAAAAGAAACGATGTAAAAGTCAATCATCACTGGTTCAGATTTCAATCGCATATTGAGTGGGTCGTAATATCCCATATCAATATCATTGTCCAATGGTTTTGCAACACCAATGTATTCACTAAATGTTTTAAAGTCTGTGAATGTTGTCATTTTATCGTCTGTTTCTTGTTTGCACGCGGTAGGTCTTAAAATGGCAGGTAACTCGTTTATACATGCAACAAAACTACCTAATATATCCCTATAATAGGTGTAGGTGTATATGTGTAGCTCTAGCTGCTTTTTACCTACAAACCGTAAACCCACCACCCGAACAGGGCGTAAACAAAGTGCTACACTGCTACCATGCTTACCTTAGGCTTACTGATTATAAGTAGGCGGGCAATTTAGCGATTATACGCTGCAGTTGTGCGGCAGGGGCAAGAGTATTTTAGCTTAGCCAATAAAAGGCCAAGCCTTGCCGCCGCTACGCGAAGGCATTTATAGCCGCCAGGCTATAGCGGCAATAGGCAAAGCCCCCCCGCCCCATAGCCCTGAAAGGGCGCTATCAACGAGCATAGGGTGTAATCCTATGCTCCTATTCGATATACCCTCTTTCGCGCATGGAGCATCGCCCTATGCACCTATTCGATGCACCTACGTGCATCGCACACCATATCATCTCATGCCCACATTCGCGCATTACCTATCGCCGATGAACATATTTATACGCATGTTCTTTCCGATGGGCTACCCTCTCCCCATAGCCCTGAAAGGGCGTTATCTCTGAGCATAGGGTGCAGCCCTATGCTCTTTTCCCGATGGGTTACATTCATCGTTGGTATATTGCGCCCTATTTTTCTTTCCGATGGGCTATACCCATCGTTGGTTTATCACGTCCCTTCAGGGCTATTCCAAATCTTTCTCCCCACCCTCATAGCCCTGAAAGGGCGTGATCTACGAGCATAGGGTAACGCCCTATGCTCTTTTCCGGGCATAGGACGTAACCCTCTGCTCTCTTTTGCGCATGGCATCGCACTATGCTCTCGTATTCGAGAACATATATATGCGCACGTCCTACCATCCCATACTCCTAATCCCACACATAACGTTCGTCGTATTCCACCTCGTACTTACTCAGGATAGTCCGATACTCCTCCTCGTACGATTTGTCTCCATGGTGCTTTTGCTGGTTGGCGATATAGTTTACAATCATGTCCACATCTCTTGGGTTAACCGAGAATGCCCCATAGCCATCCTGCCAGTAGAAGTTTCGGTAAGCACCACCCTTTGTTTTAATCCACTTCGACGAGTGCGACTTTAGATCCTCCATAAGCGTTACTAGCGCAACCTTTTTCGAGAGAAGGCATAGAATATGTATATGGTTGGTGTATCCGCCAACTCGTATCGGCTGGTACTCTAGGTTTTTGCAGATGCCACCGAGGTAGCTATGCAGCTCTTCCTCTATGGCGGAGTCTATCATCGGCACCCTATGCTTGGTGCTGAACACGATGTGGATGTAGTTGGTCACGAGCGACTGTCCCATATCTCTGATTATTTTTGATGGGCTAGGCCCGTCGTTAGTATATTACGCACTATCTTTCTTTACGATGGGCTACCCCCTTCCCATAGCCCCGAAATGACGTCATCCTTTCCGATGGGCTACCCCCCCCCATAGCCCTGAAAGGGCGTTGTCTCCGAGCATAGGGTGCAGCCCTATGCTCTTTTCCCGATGGGTTACGTCCAACGTTGGTATATTGCGCTCTATGTTTCTTTCCGATGGGCTATACCCATCACGCCCCTTCAGGGCTATTCCTAATCTCTCTCCCCACCCTCATAGCCCTGAAAGGGTGTTATCTCCGAGCATAGGGCGTAGCCCTATGCGTCATTTTCGCGCATATGGCATCGCCTATGCTCTCGCATTCGCGTATATGGCGTAACCCTATGCTCTCATTCATAATTATATTCACAAAAAAATCCCCATTCAGCAAAGAAATCAATCATTGTCAAATGGGGATCTATATCATTATCACTAGCCAAGCCCTCTCCGCTAGTTCTTATCCATCTTAATGGTAAGCATCACCATCTCATCGCCTGGCACGTTTACCGAAGTTGTTACTGCGGGATGCCCAACTTTCTCTGCCGTCACCGTATACTCGGTGGCATGCATGTTCTTAAGGTAGCAGATACCCTTATCGGCAGTCTTCTTTACAATAGGCTTAACCGTCGTTTCTACGCCCATTGCCAGCTTCTGCATCTTTGGGGTAAACGTCAGCGTAACCCCCTTTATCCCTTCGCCGGTGCTCGAGCACACCCTTGTCTTAAGCGTAATCTTGCTAGTAGCCCTGCTTGGCAGCTTACGGGTGGTGGTATAGCTCCTGTAGAACTCCGGATGCGTATGCTTCACCATCACCAGCAAAAGGTCGATCTTCTTCAGTACATCGTCGTTGGCTGCAAATAGTTCTTGGAGCTTAGCCGTTCCCATCTTCGAGTTCACCTTGGTGGCGTGCGTCACGGGTAGCATCAGCTTAAACTTCTCAATCATGCTGTTTAGCGCCACCAGCATCGCGGGTGTAACCCCGTACTTTTCCAGCTCTACAGCATGTTCCATCGCATTGGCGTACACCACCATGGCGCTGTCGCATAGCGTCGAGGCCGATGCTTTCTTCAGCTTGCTCTCCGTGAAGTGTACCTTCGCGCTCAGCACCACATTTCCGTTCAGCCGCCCATACGACTCCACCATCTCGCCTACGTTCAGCGTCATCTTCACCAGATCGCCCCGTACCAAATCCTTATTCAGGGCTATACCCGTCGAGTTGCGCGTCAGCAGCTCCTTGGTGCTCACAATCGCCCCAACATTCGCATCCAGCACTCCCCAGTACTGCAGGTAGCCCGGTAGCGGATCCAGTATTGTCTTGTTAGCTTTTAGAAGATCAATCACGGCCAGGTTCATCGTTAGCTTTTGTTCGTACAAGTACCTCATGGTAAATAGTTTTTTGTGGGTTTTTATTTAGTACAAAAACAAATATAATGTACTACATTAACATTTTCAAGAATTATAGTGAAAAAATATCAAATACACTTTATTTCACGCATGCCATCTTTTATATATGATATCTCCACATCTAATAGCTGCCATTTATCACCTGCTCGCCCTACGGTAAAATGCACCTACCCGCTACCACAAAGCGCATTACCTGTCATGTAAAAAAACATAGACACCAGCACTCGTCAAACCGTACCAGTAGCAAATATTCCCATTTTATTGCTCAATCCTTACACCCCGCTGCTATCACCTCGCCACCATCCCGCTCTTCCCCCCTCATAGCCCTGAAAGGGCGTGATCAATGAGCATAGGGTGCAGCTCTATGCGTAATTATGCGTCATCCATATTCGATATACCCTCGTTCGCGTATGGGGCATCGCTCATTAAACCATACCAGTAGCACATAATCCCATTTTATTGCTCAATCCTTACACCCCGCTGCTATCACCTCGCCACCATCCCGCTTCACCCCTCATAGCCCTGAAAGGGCGTGATCAATGAGCATAGGATGCAGCCCTATGCGTAATTATGCATCATCCGTATTCGATATACCCTCGTTCGCGCATGGGAATCGCCCTATACTTACACGCATCCGCCACACACCTTATTCGCATCCGCCATGCACCGCACACGCCACCTCCACGGCGCTACTACGCCACCGCACACCCATACAACGTCTCCGCGCTGTGCTACGATGCAATATCTCTGTGCTACGATGTAATATCTCCGTGCTACGATGCAATATCTCTGTGTTACGATGCACATTCTTTGCGATACTACGTTTCCGCACTCCAATACTACGTCATCGCACTTGAATACTACGTCTCCGCACTTCAATACTACGTCCTCGCACACCAATACTACGTCTTCGCACCTCAATCCTAGGCACTCGCACTTCAATACTACGTCTTCGCACCTCAATACTAGGAGCTCGCACTTCAATACTAGGTCTCCGCGCATCAATACTAGGCACTCGCATTCTAATACTACGCTCCCGCACACCGATTCAACGACACCGCACAGCCATACAACGACACCGCAACGGCACTACTCACAACCGCCTCACCAATTCTTGCTTTCGCAACACCGCTCACCCGCTTTGCACACCGCATCTACCCACATCTGCATCCCCAACAATCCATATCATCTCGTTACGGGCTATTGCAGCATCAGCCATCACGGCAGCAACCACCAGCAGCTGCTATTCCATCAGCCGCAGGTATCAATGCATGGGCATTCTATCCAATGGCACCTCTCGCATCGATACTGCTATGCCGTCCGCTCGCTGTTGTAGCTCAAGTTCCGCGTTGCTTCATTTTAAATTACCCAGTCTTTGGGCGTGCGCTCAGCGATATCGTCAGCGGTAACATTGCCGATACCCATTTTATTAGAAGTAGATGTCAAATTTCATCTGGTGCATGCTAATCCGGCTTGGCCTCTCTCGCTGCATCCTAAAGGCTATCATTCTGACACCGTCATGCTGCTACTATGTTCCAAGGATTATCCATCCTTTATTCCTCTTGCATGATGAATAGAAAAACGGTAAGCGAATATTTCCCTTAAATCGCTATCATCTAGTAAAAGTCATATTAAAGCACAACGCCATATTTTAAGGGTGAAATCCCTGAATATGTCCTTATGGATTAAACATTAAAAAATAGAATAAAACGATCATTAGGGGGATAACTAATCAGCGGCAGACAGCCGTACTATTGCAGGATAACATTTCTCCGTAAACACTATGGCGCAGCCATACCAGACTGGCACGAATTCTGTTCGAGCTGGTACATCCCGTTTGCGGGAGAGCGAAGCAACTACAACGCCAATCTGCGCAATAGCGATGAAAGGACTAGAAGCAATTATTTGAGATGAGAGCATTTCACCGCGACCGAGCGAGTTAATTTGTGCCAAGGTTTTTTGGTCCTTTTTGACCTACAAAAAGGACAGATAGAAAGATGAGATTCGTTTTATAAGGTCTTACATTCTGCTAAATGCTTAGATTGTTTCCCAAAAGGAGAAATCCCTGAATTTCTCCTTCGTTTACCAACATTATCGAGAATAGTTGCTAGTTTTGGGATCTTATGGTACGTATGCGCTCATGCGCGCTCATACAGCACCATCAGTAAACATCAAAAAATATATGCAAGAGGAAATTAAGAAGCACGGCAAGAAAATCTTTACGATTGCAGCCGAATCTAACGCCGGTATCACCAGAAAGATGAAGGAGATACTGCTCGAAATCTTCATCATCTTCATAGCCGTAAGCATCTCCGTCTGGTTCCACAACTACAACGAGAAAAGGCATCAAGATGCAGAGGTCAAGGAGTTCCTCATCGACCTAAAAGACGACCTGTTGAAGGATAAGACAACCTACCAGCGGCATGTCGGTTTTTTTAACGAAGACTCCCAACTCTACCAAAAGATTCTCAGCATCAATAAGAGCAATATTGACACCATGAATATTAAAATCATGTTCAATGTTAGAACGCTGAGCCTCTCCTGCGGCAACTACGAGGGGTTTAAGACGAGCGGCAAGATAGGCTACATCAAAAACAAGAAGCTAAAGAAGCTGCTGCTTGGCTACTACGAGAATGAGGTCAAAAGCCTAACGTTTGCCCAAGACTACTACATGCAGCAATCCAGCGCCTTATTCTCCTCCATTTTCGACAAAACCACTAACACCGACGAGTACCTCTGCTCAAAGAAGGTAAAGTGGATGGCACGCGCGAACCTGGGTATTGCATCATCGGTTAAGGAGGAGCTGAACTACGACATAAAGCTAATCGATCAGCTGTTGAAGGAAATTGCTAAGGACACTGCCGAATAGCGGACGCATCAATCCGGCAAACCGCAAAGGCTATCCATTCGCGTTGCGCTGCACTGCAATACCGATAGCCTTTGGCCGATGCTCTTTTACAGCCAAAGCAGGTTTGCTGCAATTAGCACGAATACCGTGCTCTTAATCTTGCCAATATGGCGGCTTGCCGCCGATTGCTCCACGGCTCTATTGAGCAACCCTGCGAAGTAAGCCACTACCGAAAAGATAGCAAGAGCCTGAATAAAGAATACCGCTCCTAGAATGAAAACCTGAAGGATGGTACTTGTGCCTGGCACTACAAACTGGGGCAAAAAGGCAAGGTAGAAGAGCAGCACCTTTGGGTTAAGCACGTTCATCACAAAGCCTACCTTCATCAGCTTGGCGTACCCCTGTTTCCCCTCCGATTTCGAAATCCGTAATCCCTTTTCGCCCCACGACATGTAGGCTAGGTAGAGCAGGTACAGCGCTCCAAGCACCTTTACGCCAGTCAGTGCAACAGGATGCGTCGCCAGAAGCGCTGCAAGACCCAGCGCAACCGCCGTTGTATGCACAATAAGCCCCGAGCAAAGCCCTAAAGCCACAGCAACGCCGCTGCGCCATCCGCTGGTGATGCTTTGTGCTACCACAAATAGGATATCGGGCCCCGGCAGCAGCGTTAGCAGCACCGATGCCGCAAGGAACGAGATGATTTGGTAGATGTCCATAGCTGATCCCCATTAGCGAGTGCCCAAATGTAGAAATTTATAGATTCCGAGCAAGCATCCCTGCCAGCCTATCGCAGCTTTGCCTGTCGCATATTCCAGTACCATCCGAATAGCTGCACAAAAACAGAGCATCACTCCGCCAAAATTTGTATATTGCTCATATACTTTTCCGTAAACATGAAAAACCACCACTTATGAAACGAATACTAGCTATTATTGGCGCTGCCGCGATGCTGCTCTCCTGCGAAAATGGTGCGGTAACAGAATATTCGGGCACCTACAAGTCTAAGGTACTCGAGGTATCATCCATTCGCGTATTTACCGCCAAGGGCGAGGTTACGGATGCTTCCGTGGTGAAAGGCTTCGTTAAGCGTCGGCAGAGCAGCACCTCCTTTTTTTATGCCGATGGCAATCAGAACGCCGATGGTAAGATGGAGATTTCCTTTCTTACCGATCGAAAGGCGCAGGTCACCACCTCCAAGGGGTACGATGCACGAACCGTTATCGGCAAGGGTTCCGATATCTACCTAGAGGCATACACCACCACGGTACGGATGAATAAGGAAGCCGAACCGCTGATCGATAAGCTGGTGACATTCTTACCTCCAAATACATCAACCACCCCTCTTGCTGCTACTACCGGATATTATAGTAA
This window of the uncultured Acetobacteroides sp. genome carries:
- a CDS encoding helix-turn-helix domain-containing protein, encoding MTTFTDFKTFSEYIGVAKPLDNDIDMGYYDPLNMRLKSEPVMIDFYIVSFKVNFTDKSTTDAQPKTAVFLNSPEMAFEWNVEPDLSGMYLHISKKIIDENRYLFRNYLDYGQHESLFLIDSELTEIITLFNLMIKYYHQDKQNFPVLLSYANVLLSLVEAFYKRQFSTDTKQYNQIVINFQQSLKDYYNQPVNHTPNVQYFADKLGLSSNYFGDIIKHFTQKSAIENIHEFVIKKAKELLEQKPKISSAEVAYELGFEYPTYFTKFFKKKVNLTPKEYQLKMTNQ
- the tnpA gene encoding IS200/IS605 family transposase, giving the protein MGQSLVTNYIHIVFSTKHRVPMIDSAIEEELHSYLGGICKNLEYQPIRVGGYTNHIHILCLLSKKVALVTLMEDLKSHSSKWIKTKGGAYRNFYWQDGYGAFSVNPRDVDMIVNYIANQQKHHGDKSYEEEYRTILSKYEVEYDERYVWD
- a CDS encoding carboxypeptidase-like regulatory domain-containing protein; amino-acid sequence: MRYLYEQKLTMNLAVIDLLKANKTILDPLPGYLQYWGVLDANVGAIVSTKELLTRNSTGIALNKDLVRGDLVKMTLNVGEMVESYGRLNGNVVLSAKVHFTESKLKKASASTLCDSAMVVYANAMEHAVELEKYGVTPAMLVALNSMIEKFKLMLPVTHATKVNSKMGTAKLQELFAANDDVLKKIDLLLVMVKHTHPEFYRSYTTTRKLPSRATSKITLKTRVCSSTGEGIKGVTLTFTPKMQKLAMGVETTVKPIVKKTADKGICYLKNMHATEYTVTAEKVGHPAVTTSVNVPGDEMVMLTIKMDKN
- a CDS encoding LysE family translocator — protein: MDIYQIISFLAASVLLTLLPGPDILFVVAQSITSGWRSGVAVALGLCSGLIVHTTAVALGLAALLATHPVALTGVKVLGALYLLYLAYMSWGEKGLRISKSEGKQGYAKLMKVGFVMNVLNPKVLLFYLAFLPQFVVPGTSTILQVFILGAVFFIQALAIFSVVAYFAGLLNRAVEQSAASRHIGKIKSTVFVLIAANLLWL